The window CAGAACGTCACTCCGAATGCATACTCATATACCTCTATGATCAAGGCCCTTTGCAGGGCTGGAAAGGTGGACGACGGTCTTAAGATGCTTGCAGAGTTAGTTCATGCTGGGCTGCAGCAATGTGCTGGTGTAGTGCCATACAATCTGCTGATGGATGGACTTTGCAAGAGTGGAAGAGTAGACGAGGCTTTTCGGTTGAAGGAGAGGATGGAAGAGAGCAAGGTGACTCCGAGCGTGGTCACGTTTGGCATTCTGATCAATGGTCTTGCAAGAAGTCAGCGCTTTGGGGAGGTTGGTGCAGTGTTGCAGGACATGGCTGGGTTAGGAATCACCCCAAATGAGATCATTTACAATGAGCTTATTGATTGCCATTGTCGGAAGGGGCATTTCTCAGAAGCAATCAGGTTGTTTGATGAAATGCTCCCAAAGGAGATGAAGTCAACAGCAGTGACTTACAACTTGATTGTTAGAGCTCTATGCAAGGAAGGGGAGATGGAGCGTGCTGAGAAGATATTGGAGGAGATGTTATCGACTGGGATGGTAGTTCATTTTGGTTTGTTTAATTCAGTGGTTGCAGGGCTTCTCCAAAGGACTGGAAGTTTGAAGTCTGTGGTAAGGCTTATAAGCGAAATGATTATAAGAGGTATGCGACCAAATGATGCTCTCATGACAGCTTGTGTGAAGCAGCTTTGCAAGGGCGGGAAACACCAAGAAGCAGTTGGAATTTGGTTGAAGATGTTGAAGAAAGGTTTATCTGTCAATATTGCAACTTCTAATGCATTGGTTCATGGGCTTTATGAGGGGAAGAACATGGAAGGAGCTACTGAGGTTCTAAGGACCATGGTTAATAAGGGGCTTGAACTGGATAGCATCACTTATAACATAATGATACTAGGTTGCTGCAAAGGCGATAAAATAGAGGAAGCAATTAAACTCCGTGATGACATGATCAGAAGAGGGTTTAAGCCTAATATTTTCACGTTTAATACAATACTACATGCTTATTGCATTTTGGGTAAAATGGAAGAGGCCATTCACCTGCTGGATCAGATGAAAATTGAGGGACTTCGGCCAGATATAGTGTCATATGGCACTGTAATAAATGGATATTGTAAAATAAAGGATATTCATAAAGCAAATGAATATTTGACTGAACTGATGACCTGTGGATTAGAACCAAATGTAGTAATCTATAATGCACTTATTGGTGGTTATGGCAGAGTTGGTAACATTTCTGGTGCAATTGATGTCCTTAACACTATGAAGTCTACTGGCATAAGACCAACTAATGTAACTTACTGCAGTCTTATGCACTGGATGTTCCATGCTTATCTTGTTGACGAGGCGAAGACCATGTTTGAACAAAGCAGAGAAAACAGCATTGAGGTGGGAGTAATTGGCTACACAATTATGATTCATGGTTTTTGCAAAATAGGAAAAATGGATGAAGCTATGAATTACTTGGAGCAAATGCGATCCAGGGGTTTACCTCCAAATAAGTTTACTTATACCACTCTGATGTATGCCTATTGTAAATCTGGTAATAACGAAGAAGCCTCCAAGCTTTTTGATGAGATGCTGAGCTCAGGAATTGTTCCTGACAACGTTACTTACAATACACTAGTTACAGGGTTTTCTCAAGTGGATCCATTGGACAAGGCTACAGAACTGCCTGCTGAAATATCAAGTGTTTTGACACAGAATGATTGTTTGTACAATGCATTAGTTAATAGGATAACCACACCTTGGTGCCAGAAAGAAGCTACTTCCAGTGAATGATGTTTGATTAAGGAACCATAAGGAAGACTGTTTCTGAACAGACCCATCCAAGCATGAAAGGGAACTAGAGAGACCACAGAGGCCCTTGCCTTGCTATTGGCTAGATAGCTTTCTCATCTAGCAGGAACATCAACCGAGTCCATTCATCTCTTATCTTGGACAGCTATCCAACAGCAGCAGGTCGCGCTTAAAGTTTATTTATGGTAATGTATAGTTGCTCATCAAGCTGCTACCTTGTGGCATGTGGGGGTGCCCAACAGAAGCACCAGATTGCCTTGAAGGTTCATAATTGGTAAAATATACACTTTTAGCCAATTAATTAGTTTTTTATTTGCCTGTCATAGTTACATGGAGTTCCTTTTATAAATCGACAGTGATAGATAGTACTGTGTACATGATTTGTAACAAATTTTGTGCTGTGCACTGCATCATGATTGTTTATTCATGCTAATGTGTAGCTGAAAACACTCTACCTAATTTTTTTCTTGTTATAGCACCCAATAGTATTCTGAAAATAGAACATGTGAAGCAAATAATCTTGTTCTCAAGCAGCACATCTTTTATTCCTTCCCTTGACAGTGGAAAAATAATAACACGTTATGCATAAGCATTGACTTGTACCTATTTACACAGCCTAACTTTGATTGGCAATGACAACACCTTGATTGCCTCTCAGTGGATAGATGACGACTGAAAGGAATTACCTGCTTCAAGTTACAGAAGGTAATGATTTCTTCTCTTGTACCCTTAGGACTACCATTGAACACATTAATTCTTCCCCATGTTCATATGAATCAGCATTAGGTTTGTAGTCCCTTTTCTGAGATGGACACAAGTGAGTTTGAAATTGAAAGTTTGAACTAAAAGAAATAAACAACATGCGTACAAATTATATTAATTTCTGTAATATTTTGTAAATGTACGTTTTTGTAAGAAATTTAACCTCCAAACTTAGGGCAAAAATATGTCCGTTTGTGCTCTGCACAAAAATATCAAGTtcatttcttttcttttgtacTACATCACTGCAAAATCTGTACTTCTCTACTATTTAAAAAGAACGCAAGGTTCCTTTTCCTGCCAACGGACCGCGTTCTGCTCCAAAGCTTCATCTGCCCGTCTGTTTTTTTTATTGGTTCATCCCCTCCCATCCACGCTGCCATGAAAAAAGACAGAAGAAAAAACACATGCCTCATcccctaatcttctccaactctCTAGGGTTCCCCGCCGCTGCTCCTTCTCTCCAACTTCAATCGCCACACCGATCCCTGACATGAGGAGCGTGACCCCATTCGGGGAGATTTGCACACCTGTCTCCATTGGAACGCTCAAGGAGGCGCATCTCGGCCACCGTCAAGGCCACCGCCGCCACCTGCGGGTGTAACGAGGTGGGGGAGGATCTCCAGTGCTGAGGCGCCGGGAGGAGGAGACGCCATGGTGCCTACATTGCGCTCGCTGCTGACGGGGGTCGGCGAGGACGAGTGTTGGGAGGGGTTGATCAGCATTACGTCGAGGGCGAGACGTCGACGCTGGTGTCGGCAACCGTGACCACGGCCAGGGGAGTGAGGCGCCAACGACCATGACATCGACCATGCTGGCCCCTTGTCTTTCGCACCTGCCGCAATCTGGTTCAGGCAGCTGCCATTCAAATCGACCCCGTCCAGCAACCTTCAGGTGAGTGAGCAGCTTCTGCTCCACCGATGCAGACATACAGAGGTTCAACTTCATGGGCGGGAGCTCGGCTGTATTCACTTGCATATGCATTTTTTCTACAACATTCGATTCTCCAGGAAGTTCATGCATGTTCATCCTCTATTTGATGTGGTTTTCTCTCATAATGTGGGCCATGAAGATAGGTGCCCTTTTAGTTACCGCAGATTTTAGAATTTTTCTGCTAACTGCCATCAACACTTTCTTGTCAGATTAGGCAACTAATAACTGAATTTTTGCACagttctactccctccgtcccaaaatatgtGTCTCAACTTTAGTAAAGTAAGTACAAAGTTGAggcacttattttgggacggagggagtatcatttTTGCACTCATTTATGGGTCCATCTACGTTGATTtgataaaacaaaataaaattagtAGCGTCTTCTGCTATTCTGCAACTTAAATCAAGAATGCCGTCTCATGTGTCTGTTTTGATAATACAGTTTGTAATGCAAGCTAATTGTAGTGCCATGTTCCAGCTCCTTTTATTTCCATTGTTGTGTGCTTGGTTGGTCATGTGCTCTCCTTGCCATGTTCAAATCAAAGTGTACCTGTAGATGCTCAAAATTACTTGAGTTATGTACTGCTTGGACTTTTTTAGTTAAAGCATCATCTCTTAGAATTGCTTATATTTACCTGTTACACATCATTTGGGTCTTCTGCATTGCCAAGAGTTGTTAGCTAAAAGTTCTTACATTGTATAATTTCTTGTTAGCTTCTGTGCATGGAGTCATGTTCTGGGTTGTACAATCCAGGTCGACTATGCTGAGATAATCGTCATTTTGATTTATGACACCTTACCAAGTTTAATATTTCAGTTCTCTGATGTTATACATAATCTGGTTACTTATTGCAGCATATTGTGCTTCCCATTTTTTATTTAATTCTGTCACATACTTGGAATATTCGGCACACGGTGAACTTCTTTTAATTAGGATAGCTACTTGTATTATAATTCTATCAGCAACCTAATCTCTCAGTATAAGATATCGAACCCATTTGTAGTTCAGACCTTGCAAATATATATTGCTTCAATATTTACCTATGACCTGTAATAAGGAAACATATGTAAAATTAAACTACTTCATTTATGTACTATTTGCTGGATGTGCTGGATGTACAATGTTATTTGTGTTGCATAGTTCAACTATGAAGCAAATTGATCATGTGCTAGGATGGTATCTATGCTTAAGTTGTTAATTGCGAACCAAGGTGATCATTACAGAAGATAATATTGTTTTTCTCTCTGCAGTTTGCCGTTTTCGTACGATACTATGATGCAtgagttcatgaagcaagcaaaAGAATCTATCTCAAAATTTTGTGTTCCAACCTATAACAATTCAACAACTGTCGAGTGCTGACTTTGGATTGCTGACAAGACAAAGAATAATCCTCGTTTGCTGACTTTGAGCACTGAAGTATGTGAATTTTGTTCTCATGGATTTCTGCAAATATGAGAAATTTTCATTTTCTTACTGATGTTATGGTACGGCTATATAAATCGAAATTTCAGCTCATTTTCTGCTTGTGCAGTTTGTTTGGAAGTGTACATGTATTTGAAATTAGAGATATAACTGATATTAGTAGTGTGTATGTGATCCTTTGAATACCAGTTATAACATGTGTCCCAAGCACGGTTTACAACCCGAAAGAAATActacctccattcctaaatataagatgTTTGGAGGTTGTACAACTCTGAGCCATGGATTTACTTAAGATACTGGTAAAATATAGGTGCAGGAAAAATCCAGCCACCAAATCATAATCAGGATCGTAGTGTCTATACTTGTATAGAG is drawn from Aegilops tauschii subsp. strangulata cultivar AL8/78 chromosome 1, Aet v6.0, whole genome shotgun sequence and contains these coding sequences:
- the LOC109744506 gene encoding uncharacterized protein — encoded protein: MKPPPHHPLLLAIRHRRRRRHHHRHRQLSSSSADAVAAAEVLGTLTSAPSPDASRDLDCLLRRLGDRGLASALSSLPSPLPAASALRLLHHLVSNDPSSSSHGHAHDHDLLSPRVSALLLPSLAADRSTLPSARRLIKRLLHHHPLHTAAAAVADASSTPSSDLLLSTFLNSSARGSLRGATDAFHVLSSRGASPSVKICNMLLEALARAGQLDAACKVFAEMRDRQNVTPNAYSYTSMIKALCRAGKVDDGLKMLAELVHAGLQQCAGVVPYNLLMDGLCKSGRVDEAFRLKERMEESKVTPSVVTFGILINGLARSQRFGEVGAVLQDMAGLGITPNEIIYNELIDCHCRKGHFSEAIRLFDEMLPKEMKSTAVTYNLIVRALCKEGEMERAEKILEEMLSTGMVVHFGLFNSVVAGLLQRTGSLKSVVRLISEMIIRGMRPNDALMTACVKQLCKGGKHQEAVGIWLKMLKKGLSVNIATSNALVHGLYEGKNMEGATEVLRTMVNKGLELDSITYNIMILGCCKGDKIEEAIKLRDDMIRRGFKPNIFTFNTILHAYCILGKMEEAIHLLDQMKIEGLRPDIVSYGTVINGYCKIKDIHKANEYLTELMTCGLEPNVVIYNALIGGYGRVGNISGAIDVLNTMKSTGIRPTNVTYCSLMHWMFHAYLVDEAKTMFEQSRENSIEVGVIGYTIMIHGFCKIGKMDEAMNYLEQMRSRGLPPNKFTYTTLMYAYCKSGNNEEASKLFDEMLSSGIVPDNVTYNTLVTGFSQVDPLDKATELPAEISSVLTQNDCLYNALVNRITTPWCQKEATSSE